In Pongo abelii isolate AG06213 chromosome 5, NHGRI_mPonAbe1-v2.0_pri, whole genome shotgun sequence, a single genomic region encodes these proteins:
- the RIPPLY2 gene encoding protein ripply2, with amino-acid sequence METAGGAEGTESGAAACTATDGPTRRAGADSGYAAFWRPWVDAGGKKEEQTPNHAAEAMPDGPGMTAASGKLSQFRHPVRLFWPKSKCYDYLYQEAEALLKYFPIQATISFYEDSDSEDEIEELTCEN; translated from the exons ATGGAGACCGCAGGAGGCGCAGAGGGCACAGAGAGTGGAGCTGCGGCGTGCACGGCCACCGACGGCCCTACGCGGCGCGCGGGCGCGGACTCCGG ATACGCAGCCTTCTGGAGACCCTGGGTGGACGCCGGAGGCAAGAAAGAAGAGCAGACGCCGAACCACGCCGCGGAGGCG atGCCCGATGGCCCTGGAATGACCGCAGCCTCAGGAAAGCTTTCCCAATTCAGGCACCCAGTCAG ACTATTTTGGCCAAAATCAAAATGTTATGATTACTTATATCAAGAAGCAGAAGCTCTTCTGAAATATTTTCCAATTCAAGCCACAATTTCATTTTATGAAGATTCTGATAGCGAAGATGAAATTGAGGAGCTGACCTGTGAAAATTAA